The following proteins are co-located in the Apium graveolens cultivar Ventura chromosome 5, ASM990537v1, whole genome shotgun sequence genome:
- the LOC141661404 gene encoding uncharacterized protein LOC141661404: MGKKEESNKIGRDVWDKWAQQWKTPEFKKKSEIQKKNRKGGDGQPSTHTCGSCSHRTHAADLAKELKRKPHPREVFKHTHFKAGKWVDEKSKLTHEAIEDLLKQNSQKVDGSAESQIVDEVGAYFDAVGGRNKKYRVYGIGSSQNIFYGLGKSYNNGVSETSQFHDDDCQMMQAKLHDMEDQMKVMQERQKYHLKAIQEQQQEQLKAIQEEHKERLTTLENRIADMVKSTRLFNLA, translated from the exons ATGGGAAAAAAGGAAGAAAGTAACAAAATTGGAAGAGATGTTTGGGATAAATGGGCTCAACAGTGGAAAACCCCCGAGTTTAAGAAAAAATCTGAAATTCAGAAAAAAAATCGTAAGGGCGGGGACGGACAACCTTCCACACACACATGTGGTTCCTGTTCTCATAGGACACATGCTGCTGATTTG GCTAAGGAATTAAAAAGAAAGCCACATCCTCGTGAGGTATTCAAACACACTCATTTCAAAGCTGGAAAATGGGTTGACGAGAAAAGTAAACTTACACAT GAAGCTATTGAAGATCTTTTGAAGCAAAATTCTCAGAAAGTTGATGGCTCCGCAGAATCTCAAATAGTTGACGAAGTTGGGGCATATTTTGATGCGGTTGGGGGGAGAAACAAGAAGTACAGGGTATATGGCATTGGTTCATCTCAAAATATCTTTTATGGGTTAGGGAAAAGTTATAACAATGGAGTCTCCGAGACCTCCCAATTTCATGATGATGATTGTCAAATGATGCAAGCTAAGCTACATGATATGGAAGACCAAATGAAAGTTATGCAGGAGAGACAAAAATATCACTTGAAAGCTATACAagaacaacaacaagaacaaTTGAAAGCCATCCAAGAGGAACACAAAGAGCGGCTAACAACATTGGAGAACCGAATTGCAGACATGGTTAAATCAACCCGACTTTTTAACTTGGCATAA